Proteins encoded within one genomic window of Paraglaciecola psychrophila 170:
- a CDS encoding acyl-CoA dehydrogenase family protein, producing MNFDYSDKSQKLIDRLQAFMDEHIYPVEQEYVDAVHNNTERWASPPMMDALKQKAKDAGLWNLFLPEEYLPYGAGLSNLEYAPLCELMGRVMWSGEVFNCSAPDTGNMEVLARYGSEEDKKKWLVPLLEGKIRSAFAMTEPAVASSDATNIETSIVRDGDEYVINGLKWYTSGAMNANCKVMVVMGKTDPSAARHAQQSQILVPLDTKGVTVVRPMAAMGHYDEPIGHAEISFDNVRVPAANLLVGEGEGFAIAQGRLGPGRIHHCMRLIGCAQRALDLACERVETRVAFGQPLSKQQSIRERIAQMHCDIEQARLLTLKAADNMDRYGNKVSRNIIAAIKIVAPKMACNVIDQAIQMHGAAGTSQDFILSATYAYARTIRLADGPDEVHMMQLGRNLIKDKNA from the coding sequence ATGAATTTTGATTACTCTGACAAATCACAAAAACTAATTGACCGCTTACAAGCCTTTATGGACGAGCACATTTACCCTGTTGAGCAGGAGTATGTTGATGCTGTCCATAATAATACCGAACGTTGGGCGTCACCTCCTATGATGGACGCGCTTAAACAAAAGGCTAAAGATGCGGGTTTATGGAATTTGTTTTTACCAGAAGAATATCTGCCTTATGGCGCTGGCTTAAGCAATTTAGAATACGCGCCATTATGCGAACTTATGGGGCGTGTAATGTGGAGTGGCGAAGTATTCAATTGCAGTGCGCCAGATACCGGGAATATGGAAGTACTGGCACGTTATGGCTCTGAAGAAGATAAGAAAAAATGGCTAGTGCCATTGTTAGAAGGCAAAATTCGTTCAGCTTTTGCTATGACTGAACCTGCTGTTGCTTCATCTGATGCAACCAACATTGAAACGTCTATTGTGCGCGATGGCGACGAATATGTCATAAATGGCCTTAAGTGGTATACCAGTGGCGCGATGAACGCCAACTGTAAAGTGATGGTGGTGATGGGAAAAACGGATCCTTCTGCCGCTCGCCACGCACAACAATCACAGATTTTGGTTCCTTTGGATACAAAGGGAGTAACAGTTGTTCGACCTATGGCTGCTATGGGACATTATGATGAGCCCATCGGACATGCCGAGATATCATTTGATAATGTGCGCGTGCCTGCAGCCAACTTATTGGTAGGTGAAGGAGAAGGTTTCGCTATTGCTCAAGGTCGCTTAGGGCCAGGTAGGATACATCATTGCATGCGTTTGATTGGTTGTGCCCAGCGTGCTTTAGACTTAGCTTGTGAACGAGTCGAAACACGTGTTGCTTTTGGACAACCTTTAAGTAAACAACAGTCTATTCGCGAACGTATTGCGCAAATGCATTGTGATATTGAGCAGGCACGTTTATTAACGTTGAAAGCGGCTGATAACATGGACAGATACGGTAACAAAGTCAGTCGCAATATTATTGCTGCGATTAAAATTGTTGCACCAAAAATGGCATGTAATGTTATTGATCAGGCGATCCAAATGCATGGTGCCGCCGGAACTAGCCAAGACTTTATTTTGTCTGCCACCTATGCTTATGCTCGAACAATCCGTTTAGCTGATGGACCTGATGAAGTACATATGATGCAATTAGGGCGTAATCTAATAAAAGATAAAAATGCTTAA
- a CDS encoding histidine phosphatase family protein, giving the protein MSEIYLVRHGQASFGAKNYDKLSELGHQQARWLGEYFSARGITFSQAFMGDMVRHRETTEGILDGLIHSPVVTVDTGFNEFNFQNIGNSYLSLNPQNRLPENPKPADFYRLLKLAMHAWSEDLLPKSTLDESWLDFKNRVQRALDLACLQNSDKPILIVSSGGAISMLMSLVLGLDAKQIIELNMQVRNTSISHFFFNKSNIRLSSFNNIPHLDHPDRLDSITFS; this is encoded by the coding sequence GTGTCTGAAATATATTTAGTCCGCCATGGACAAGCTTCATTTGGAGCAAAAAATTACGACAAGTTAAGCGAACTGGGTCATCAACAGGCTCGATGGCTTGGCGAATACTTCTCTGCAAGAGGTATTACGTTCTCTCAGGCGTTTATGGGAGATATGGTTCGCCATAGAGAAACCACTGAAGGTATTCTCGATGGCTTAATTCACTCTCCTGTTGTCACAGTAGACACTGGTTTTAATGAATTTAATTTTCAAAATATTGGTAATAGTTATTTATCATTGAACCCACAAAACCGTTTACCTGAAAATCCTAAACCTGCAGATTTCTACCGTTTGCTAAAGCTAGCGATGCACGCATGGTCTGAGGACTTGCTGCCTAAAAGTACATTAGATGAGAGCTGGCTAGATTTTAAAAATAGAGTGCAACGCGCTTTAGATTTAGCTTGTCTTCAAAATAGCGATAAGCCCATTTTGATTGTGAGTTCGGGGGGAGCTATATCCATGTTAATGAGTTTGGTATTAGGACTGGATGCCAAACAGATAATAGAACTTAATATGCAAGTCCGTAACACCAGCATCAGCCATTTCTTCTTCAATAAAAGTAATATACGTTTATCAAGTTTTAACAATATTCCACATTTAGACCATCCTGATAGACTGGACTCCATCACCTTTAGCTAA
- a CDS encoding TonB-dependent receptor → MKQSLPTRFKPSTVSSIVALSLTLSSSLSFAQEAEQEGRLETITVTAQKRAQNLQEVPVSVTAFTGDEMAEAVIKDMYDLQTNVPGLGAFQSQSATNSSFSIRGVGTSSQNFGLESSVGLYVDGVYRARQNSMINNLVDVAAVEVLRGPQGTLFGKNTPSGAILVSTVKPSHDGGDGFVEATVGNYGLVNLSGAMSFSAIEDVLAFRATAFSSERDGTISDVNLGEDTLNDRDRWGARLQALYTPNDDVSLRIIADYSEIDEICCGAPVQLNNDKLSADGTPGSDLLLGSPLFGATILRGENFYDREVALSILPVSTMEDTGISAELNWNLDDNYTFVSISAYRAFDSYDEIDTDFIDADLFFTGNDAEQSSFSQEFRLDYTGDKLNYILGAYYFSQEIDLVYNIDTQSQFSRFFDVAVLPALQASPLAGIFNGLNGISALTGGFIAPLAPGSGEGFSFTHLAQQEHSSYAIFGQFDYQITDELTLTTGIRYTDEEKDLSTIYRELDPTGQQLIHADFGAAGAALANIGAALTVGNAPSSADLQAIAPLQTAGWGFPFVTANTSPRSNIVENLKDDQVSGTLKLSYQPNRDTLLYASYGTGYKSGGTNTDRIAEGFNPIFDAETSESFELGIKKDFREYDFRINAAAHYTTVEDFQANTFTGGGFNLQNAGDYEISGFEVEATWLPVDSVEVNLAWAFVDAEYKTFLAGNCWVAYTWHTGIDDPGRKNAGDSFCNRSGDRPGGEPKNYAVISVKKDFELSDGVYSYIQGDFSHTSEVILDGSNDPYAIQDSYNVVNLRFFMNFEEMDMDVVIWARNLLDEEYINRTNFNTPIQDGKLNAYMAEPATFGVTVKKRF, encoded by the coding sequence ATGAAACAGTCGCTCCCAACACGTTTTAAACCTTCTACCGTATCAAGTATTGTTGCTTTATCACTTACACTTAGTAGCTCCCTGTCTTTTGCTCAAGAAGCCGAACAAGAAGGCCGTTTAGAAACCATCACTGTTACCGCACAAAAAAGAGCACAAAATCTTCAAGAAGTGCCCGTATCAGTTACCGCTTTTACTGGTGATGAAATGGCCGAGGCTGTTATTAAAGATATGTACGACTTGCAAACAAACGTACCAGGTTTGGGTGCATTTCAAAGTCAAAGTGCTACCAACTCTAGTTTTTCTATTCGTGGCGTAGGTACCTCATCACAAAACTTTGGTCTTGAATCATCTGTTGGTCTTTATGTCGACGGTGTTTATCGCGCTCGTCAAAACTCAATGATCAACAACTTGGTAGATGTTGCCGCGGTAGAAGTCTTACGTGGGCCTCAAGGTACACTTTTCGGTAAAAACACGCCATCAGGTGCAATTCTAGTAAGCACTGTTAAACCAAGTCATGACGGTGGTGATGGCTTTGTTGAAGCAACAGTGGGTAACTATGGTTTGGTCAACCTATCAGGAGCCATGTCTTTCTCAGCGATTGAAGATGTACTGGCATTCCGCGCAACCGCTTTCAGTAGTGAAAGAGATGGCACCATCAGTGATGTAAATTTGGGTGAAGATACACTTAATGACAGAGATCGCTGGGGGGCTCGTCTGCAAGCTTTGTACACACCTAATGACGATGTGTCCTTGAGAATTATTGCTGATTATTCTGAAATCGATGAAATATGCTGTGGCGCACCAGTTCAACTAAATAACGATAAGTTGAGTGCTGATGGTACTCCCGGGTCTGACTTATTACTTGGTAGCCCCCTTTTCGGCGCAACAATACTTCGCGGCGAGAACTTTTATGATAGAGAAGTAGCCCTTTCTATCTTACCTGTATCAACTATGGAAGACACAGGAATATCCGCCGAATTAAACTGGAATTTAGATGACAATTACACCTTTGTATCTATTTCAGCTTATCGCGCATTTGATTCATATGATGAAATTGATACAGATTTTATTGACGCAGATTTGTTTTTCACAGGAAACGATGCTGAACAAAGTTCATTTTCTCAAGAGTTCAGATTGGACTACACCGGAGATAAGTTAAATTATATTTTAGGTGCATACTATTTCTCACAGGAAATAGACCTTGTCTACAATATCGATACTCAATCTCAATTTAGTAGATTCTTTGATGTGGCAGTGCTTCCAGCGCTTCAAGCGTCTCCTTTGGCCGGAATCTTCAACGGGCTGAATGGTATAAGCGCTCTGACTGGAGGATTTATTGCTCCTCTTGCACCAGGTTCGGGTGAAGGATTCAGCTTTACTCACTTAGCTCAACAAGAACATTCAAGCTATGCTATTTTTGGTCAATTCGATTATCAAATTACCGACGAATTAACTTTGACCACGGGCATACGTTATACCGATGAAGAGAAAGATTTATCCACTATATACCGCGAATTAGATCCTACTGGCCAACAACTTATACATGCTGATTTTGGTGCTGCTGGAGCTGCGTTAGCCAATATTGGAGCAGCATTAACTGTTGGAAACGCGCCCTCTTCGGCTGATTTACAAGCGATAGCACCACTTCAAACTGCTGGCTGGGGCTTCCCTTTTGTAACGGCTAATACTAGTCCAAGGTCTAATATTGTAGAGAACCTCAAGGATGACCAAGTTTCAGGTACACTGAAACTAAGTTATCAACCAAACCGTGACACTCTGTTATATGCATCATACGGTACTGGCTACAAATCTGGCGGCACAAACACTGACCGTATTGCTGAAGGTTTTAATCCAATATTTGACGCTGAGACTTCTGAATCTTTCGAATTAGGTATTAAGAAAGACTTCCGTGAATATGATTTTCGTATCAATGCTGCAGCGCACTACACAACTGTTGAAGACTTTCAGGCTAACACATTTACAGGCGGGGGCTTTAATTTACAAAATGCCGGTGACTATGAAATCTCTGGTTTCGAGGTTGAAGCAACTTGGTTGCCTGTAGATTCAGTTGAAGTTAACTTAGCTTGGGCATTTGTTGATGCAGAATATAAAACATTCTTAGCTGGAAACTGCTGGGTTGCCTATACATGGCATACCGGGATCGATGATCCAGGTCGTAAAAATGCAGGCGACTCTTTCTGTAATCGCTCAGGTGATAGACCTGGTGGCGAGCCTAAGAACTATGCAGTGATAAGTGTGAAAAAAGACTTTGAATTATCCGATGGCGTTTATAGTTATATTCAAGGTGATTTCAGCCACACCAGCGAAGTCATCTTAGACGGCAGTAACGACCCTTATGCTATTCAAGATAGTTACAATGTGGTTAACCTAAGATTCTTTATGAACTTTGAAGAAATGGATATGGATGTGGTTATTTGGGCCC